A stretch of the Papaver somniferum cultivar HN1 chromosome 6, ASM357369v1, whole genome shotgun sequence genome encodes the following:
- the LOC113289033 gene encoding plastocyanin: protein MATMTSAAVSVPSFTGLKAGASTRVAAVKVSVAPAPMAGIRASFKEVGIAVAATAASALLASNALAVDILLGSDDGGLAFVPNNFSVAAGEKITFKNNAGFPHNIVFDEDEIPAGVDASKISMSDEDLLNAPGETYSVTLSEKGTYSFYCSPHQGAGMVGKVTVN, encoded by the coding sequence ATGGCCACCATGACCTCTGCCGCAGTTTCAGTCCCCTCATTTACAGGTTTGAAAGCTGGTGCCAGCACCAGAGTAGCCGCCGTCAAGGTGTCCGTCGCTCCTGCTCCCATGGCCGGTATCAGGGCATCATTCAAAGAGGTTGGAATCGCTGTTGCTGCAACTGCTGCAAGCGCATTGCTCGCAAGCAACGCTTTGGCAGTCGATATCTTGCTCGGAAGTGACGATGGTGGTTTGGCATTTGTTCCCAACAACTTCTCCGTCGCTGCTGGTGAGAAGATAACCTTCAAGAACAACGCCGGTTTCCCTCACAACATCGTATTCGACGAGGATGAAATTCCTGCTGGAGTTGATGCTTCCAAAATCTCCATGAGTGATGAAGATCTTTTGAACGCACCTGGAGAAACATACAGCGTAACCTTGAGCGAGAAAGGTACTTACAGTTTCTACTGCTCACCTCACCAAggtgctggcatggttggaaaaGTAACCGTCAACTAA
- the LOC113289032 gene encoding pantothenate kinase 2-like isoform X2 codes for MAEILNHHVPDEYSERRRIQEDVPYLALDIGGSLIKLVYFSRREQSPAEEEDNAKLIKALENTTHPVHGGWLHFVKFETREINQCLDFIKFKQLHSQVGTNAENKQQGIAAKVKVTGSGAHKFADLFLEKIGVTVEKEDEMDCLAVGANFLLKVFQNEAFTFIEGEKQSVDIDENDLFPYLLVNIGSGVSIHKVTGDGTSEAVDGSRIGGIACWGLGRLLTKCKSFNEIVDMSKYGNLKRIDLFVEDTFGDQKYVEKNAPPDMNIGSFGKAISENRTLEDCKAEDISLSLLEMISQNIGQIASLNARIYEIKRIFFGGSFIKDNTCALETLSSSVHYQWCSESNVFTA; via the exons aTGGCTGAAATACTCAACCACCATGTTCCTGACGAATACTctgaaagaagaagaattcaaGAGGATGTGCCATATTTGGCTCTTGACATTGGAG GATCACTAATCAAGCTCGTGTATTTCTCGAGACGTGAGCAATCACcggcagaagaagaagataatgctAAATTGATAAAGGCTTTGGAAAATACAACTCATCCTGTTCATGGGGGATGGCTTCATTTCGTTAAGTTCGAGACTAGGGAAATCAATCAATGTTTGGATTTTATCAAATTCAAGCAGCTTCATTCCCAAGTTG GAACTAATGCAGAAAACAAACAACAAGGAATTGCTGCAAAAGTTAAG GTCACTGGGTCTGGAGCACACAAGTTTGCGGATTTGTTTCTGGAAAAGATTGGTGTCACAGTTGAAAAAGAAGATGAGATGGATTGTTTAGCAGTTGGAGCAAACTTCTTGCTTAAG GTATTCCAAAACGAAGCGTTTACCTTCATAGAGGGCGAAAAACAAAGTGTTGATATTGACGAGAATGATTTGTTCCCTTATCTTCTTGTGAATATTGGTTCTGGTGTTAGCATACACAAG GTCACAGGAGATGGCACTTCTGAAGCAGTTGATGGATCTCGTATCGGTGGAATTGCTTGTTGGGGGCTCGGGAGGTTGTTGACAAAATGCAAGAG CTTTAATGAAATCGTAGACATGAGTAAATACGGAAACCTTAAAAGAATAGATTTGTTTGTTGAAGACACCTTTGGTGATCAGAAATATGTTGAGAAG AATGCACCGCCTGATATGAATATCGGAAGTTTTGGAAAGGCAATATCTGAAAATAGAACACTTGAAGATTGCAAGGCTGAAGATATATCTTTGTCTCTGTTGGAGATGATTTCGCAAAACATTGGGCAG ATTGCCTCCTTGAATGCCCGTATATATGAAATCAAGAGGATCTTTTTTGGGGGATCTTTTATAAAGGACAATACATGTGCCTTGGAGACCCTGTCATCTTCAGTTCATTACCA ATGGTGCAGCGAAAGCAATGTTTTTACGGCATGA
- the LOC113289032 gene encoding pantothenate kinase 2-like isoform X1, which produces MAEILNHHVPDEYSERRRIQEDVPYLALDIGGSLIKLVYFSRREQSPAEEEDNAKLIKALENTTHPVHGGWLHFVKFETREINQCLDFIKFKQLHSQVGTNAENKQQGIAAKVKVTGSGAHKFADLFLEKIGVTVEKEDEMDCLAVGANFLLKVFQNEAFTFIEGEKQSVDIDENDLFPYLLVNIGSGVSIHKVTGDGTSEAVDGSRIGGIACWGLGRLLTKCKSFNEIVDMSKYGNLKRIDLFVEDTFGDQKYVEKNAPPDMNIGSFGKAISENRTLEDCKAEDISLSLLEMISQNIGQIASLNARIYEIKRIFFGGSFIKDNTCALETLSSSVHYQTDGAAKAMFLRHEGFVGALGALMSYENKHGLLIKDESQNVETTLKSTYEL; this is translated from the exons aTGGCTGAAATACTCAACCACCATGTTCCTGACGAATACTctgaaagaagaagaattcaaGAGGATGTGCCATATTTGGCTCTTGACATTGGAG GATCACTAATCAAGCTCGTGTATTTCTCGAGACGTGAGCAATCACcggcagaagaagaagataatgctAAATTGATAAAGGCTTTGGAAAATACAACTCATCCTGTTCATGGGGGATGGCTTCATTTCGTTAAGTTCGAGACTAGGGAAATCAATCAATGTTTGGATTTTATCAAATTCAAGCAGCTTCATTCCCAAGTTG GAACTAATGCAGAAAACAAACAACAAGGAATTGCTGCAAAAGTTAAG GTCACTGGGTCTGGAGCACACAAGTTTGCGGATTTGTTTCTGGAAAAGATTGGTGTCACAGTTGAAAAAGAAGATGAGATGGATTGTTTAGCAGTTGGAGCAAACTTCTTGCTTAAG GTATTCCAAAACGAAGCGTTTACCTTCATAGAGGGCGAAAAACAAAGTGTTGATATTGACGAGAATGATTTGTTCCCTTATCTTCTTGTGAATATTGGTTCTGGTGTTAGCATACACAAG GTCACAGGAGATGGCACTTCTGAAGCAGTTGATGGATCTCGTATCGGTGGAATTGCTTGTTGGGGGCTCGGGAGGTTGTTGACAAAATGCAAGAG CTTTAATGAAATCGTAGACATGAGTAAATACGGAAACCTTAAAAGAATAGATTTGTTTGTTGAAGACACCTTTGGTGATCAGAAATATGTTGAGAAG AATGCACCGCCTGATATGAATATCGGAAGTTTTGGAAAGGCAATATCTGAAAATAGAACACTTGAAGATTGCAAGGCTGAAGATATATCTTTGTCTCTGTTGGAGATGATTTCGCAAAACATTGGGCAG ATTGCCTCCTTGAATGCCCGTATATATGAAATCAAGAGGATCTTTTTTGGGGGATCTTTTATAAAGGACAATACATGTGCCTTGGAGACCCTGTCATCTTCAGTTCATTACCA AACAGATGGTGCAGCGAAAGCAATGTTTTTACGGCATGAAGGATTTGTAGGAGCATTAGGTGCGCTCATGAGCTATGAGAATAAGCATGGCCTTCTTATTAAGGATGAATCACAAAATGTGGAAACTACCTTAAAGAGCACATATGAGCTGTGA
- the LOC113289035 gene encoding solute carrier family 40 member 2-like: MENEKSLKLLWRLKIGMRLLKRLKGVYWGFTRPRFFREATKNFYVTLRCAASVWIQDNNISVWMLMDGGATSELGLWMFDLSVTQQVQDQVHDSDRRFVGGVQNSLQYYSIYCRTL, encoded by the exons ATGGAAAATGAGAAGTCCTTGAAACTGTTGTGGAGATTAAAGATAGGCATGAGGCTGCTAAAGAGATTGAAAGGAGTCTACTGGGGCTTTACCAGGCCAAGGTTTTTCAGAGAAGCAACAAAAAAT TTTTATGTTACTTTGCGCTGTGCTGCTTCTGTATGGATCCAAGACAACAATATCTCAGTGTGGATGCTAATGGATGGAGGTGCCACATCAGAACTTGGGTTATGGATGTTTGATTTGTCTGTCACTCAACAAGTGCAG GATCAAGTTCATGATTCAGATCGTCGCTTCGTTGGAGGAGTACAGAACTCACTGCAGTACTATTCAATTTATTGTCGTACTTTGTGA
- the LOC113289034 gene encoding uncharacterized protein LOC113289034, producing METLSASATVVSSSSSTLSIFSPKKTNFSTRFVRFPVASKGNGNESDHQSDSTGTNNTPLFNDRLSFSPLSKDAAMGLVLSAANCRGWKTGSGMEGPPVPVDTDSGRISTFPWSLFTKSPRRRMRVAFTCNICGQRTTRAINPHAYTDGTVFVQCCGCNVFHKLVDNLNLFHEMKCYVSSSFNPNGGMNFKYLDMDGGDDADGADDDFFSGL from the exons ATGGAAACCCTAAGTGCTTCTGCAACTGTAGTTTCTTCGTCATCATCTACTCtctccatcttctccccaaagAAAACCAATTTCTCAACAAGATTTGTCCGATTTCCGGTAGCTTCAAAAG GTAATGGAAATGAATCCGATCATCAATCGGATTCAACTGGTACCAATAACACTCCTCTTTTCAACGATCGCCTTTCCTTCTCCCCCTTATCGAAG GATGCAGCAATGGGTTTGGTTCTAAGTGCTGCGAATTGCCGTGGTTGGAAAACTGGTTCTGGAATGGAAGGTCCACCGGTTCCTGTTGATACTGATTCTGGTAGGATCTCAACATTCCCTTGGTCTCTTTTCACTAAATCACCTCGTCGAAGAATGCGTGTAGCTTTTACTTGTAATATTTGTGGTCAACGTACTACTCGTGCTATCAATCCTCATGCCTACACTGATGGTACAGTCTTTGTTCAG TGTTGTGGATGCAATGTGTTCCATAAGCTTGTAGACAATTTGAACCTGTTTCATGAGATGAAGTGTTATGTGAGTTCGAGTTTCAATCCAAATGGAGGTATGAACTTCAAGTATCTGGATATGGATGGTGGTGACGATGCTGATGGTGCAGATGACGATTTCTTCTCTGGCTTATGA